A region from the Methanocaldococcus sp. genome encodes:
- a CDS encoding MATE family efflux transporter, with translation MDNVKILLDDPKKAVIYVSKPIIVATFIESIYSLVDSIWVSGLGYNALAAIGASFPILISVYAISWGLSIGISSGISRKIGERNKKEANKVANHGIVLAIIMGILFIILVYPNLNSIFSLMGTYGLCKTLAVEYSKILVLGVIIINLCDALYGIFRGEGNTKIVMIASIVGTVSNIILDPIFIYNLNLGISGASIATILSVFISLLILSYKLFIKKSSYITVNLKNFKPDFKIISDLIRVGLPTSCIDLTVALSFFIMTYLIMLVGDSRDLAVYTGALRITEFGFIPMLGLASGATSVIGASYGAKEFKKLKTAYFYTIKIGVLMEIVIVSLIILFAPILAYLFTYTKISMGIHEELVKALRIIPLYLIFTPFILTTSALFQGIGKGEKSLIIAIFRSLICHISYAYIFAIILGLGIFGIYISLVFGDFTSGIFSLIFGIIAINSMLKLEGKYRS, from the coding sequence ATGGACAATGTTAAAATACTGTTAGATGATCCAAAAAAGGCAGTTATTTATGTTTCTAAGCCTATAATTGTTGCTACATTTATTGAGTCAATATACAGTTTAGTAGATAGTATTTGGGTTTCTGGATTGGGATATAATGCATTAGCCGCCATAGGGGCGAGTTTTCCTATACTGATAAGTGTATATGCAATTAGTTGGGGTTTAAGTATAGGAATAAGTTCTGGAATTTCAAGAAAAATAGGAGAAAGAAATAAAAAAGAGGCAAATAAAGTGGCTAATCATGGAATTGTTTTGGCAATTATTATGGGGATTTTGTTTATTATATTAGTTTATCCAAATCTTAATAGTATATTTAGTTTAATGGGAACCTATGGATTGTGTAAAACTTTGGCAGTAGAATATTCTAAAATCTTAGTTTTAGGAGTTATTATAATTAATTTATGCGACGCTCTTTATGGAATATTTAGAGGAGAGGGTAATACAAAAATTGTTATGATAGCGAGCATTGTTGGGACAGTTTCAAACATCATCTTAGACCCAATATTTATTTACAACCTGAACTTAGGAATTAGTGGAGCAAGTATAGCCACAATATTATCAGTTTTTATATCTCTTTTGATACTTTCATATAAATTATTTATAAAAAAATCATCTTACATTACCGTTAATTTAAAAAATTTTAAACCAGATTTTAAGATTATTTCTGACTTAATTAGAGTAGGACTCCCTACATCATGTATAGATTTAACTGTTGCATTATCATTTTTCATAATGACATATTTAATTATGTTAGTTGGAGATAGTAGAGATTTGGCTGTATATACTGGAGCATTGAGAATAACTGAATTTGGATTTATTCCAATGTTAGGATTAGCAAGTGGTGCTACATCAGTTATAGGAGCGTCTTATGGAGCAAAAGAGTTCAAAAAACTAAAAACAGCATATTTTTATACTATAAAGATAGGAGTTTTGATGGAGATTGTTATAGTTTCTTTAATAATTCTATTTGCACCAATATTAGCGTATTTATTTACCTATACTAAAATTTCAATGGGAATTCACGAGGAGTTAGTTAAGGCGTTAAGAATTATTCCATTATACTTAATCTTTACTCCTTTTATATTAACTACATCAGCGTTATTTCAAGGTATTGGAAAAGGGGAAAAATCTTTAATAATCGCTATTTTTAGATCTCTAATATGTCATATCTCTTATGCATACATATTTGCAATAATTTTGGGCTTAGGGATATTTGGAATATATATAAGTTTAGTATTTGGCGACTTTACATCTGGAATTTTTTCTCTGATATTTGGAATAATTGCAATAAATTCAATGTTAAAGTTAGAGGGAAAATATAGAAGTTAA
- a CDS encoding DUF367 family protein codes for MPKLFIYHANQCNPKKCTSLKMAKMGKAILLKNPYKVPKNSIILNPFSEKAISPEDRKIVEKFGITALDCSWKEAELIFKKFKFKNQRALPYLIACNPVNYGKPCMLSTLEAFIAALYITNFKEEALKLTGCFKWVETFINVNYELLGRYSQAKNSTDIIKIQEEYLKNK; via the coding sequence ATGCCCAAACTTTTCATATATCACGCAAACCAATGTAATCCAAAAAAATGCACATCTCTAAAAATGGCTAAAATGGGTAAAGCAATTTTATTAAAAAACCCTTATAAAGTTCCAAAAAACTCAATTATTTTAAATCCTTTTTCAGAAAAAGCTATTTCTCCAGAAGATAGAAAAATTGTAGAAAAGTTTGGAATTACTGCCTTAGATTGCTCTTGGAAAGAGGCAGAATTAATATTTAAAAAATTTAAATTTAAGAATCAAAGAGCATTGCCATATTTAATTGCCTGCAACCCAGTAAATTATGGTAAGCCGTGTATGTTGTCAACCTTAGAAGCATTTATCGCCGCACTATATATAACTAACTTTAAAGAGGAGGCACTAAAATTAACTGGATGTTTTAAGTGGGTAGAAACATTTATAAATGTTAATTACGAACTATTAGGAAGATATTCTCAGGCTAAAAATTCAACTGATATTATAAAAATCCAAGAGGAATATTTAAAAAATAAATGA
- a CDS encoding 50S ribosomal protein L40e, translated as MPFEEAMKRLFMKKICMRCNARNPWRATKCRKCGYKGLRPKAKEPRG; from the coding sequence ATGCCATTCGAAGAGGCAATGAAAAGATTATTTATGAAAAAAATATGTATGAGATGTAATGCAAGAAATCCATGGAGAGCTACAAAGTGTAGAAAATGTGGTTATAAAGGTTTGAGACCTAAAGCTAAGGAGCCAAGAGGATAA
- a CDS encoding 4Fe-4S binding protein — translation MDKIQILRKISQIFFFIYFVFLTSFCLCFFGIIEKFILKGTFGQLIVKLIIIVVLTLLLGKVFCGWMCPLGFLFELSYKLRVKIFKIKKLPKVDEKIHNKLIYLRYVVLILSLILTYYLSTYAFCQVCPIGFLTNLYGTVISLIILIIFLIISFFIPMAFCRYFCPLGAFLSIFSIKPIFQLKTNDNCVKCKLCEFKCPMQIKITENLDQKECIRCFECKSNCKKGGLSFSYKN, via the coding sequence ATGGATAAAATTCAGATATTGAGAAAAATATCTCAAATTTTCTTTTTTATTTATTTTGTTTTCTTAACAAGTTTTTGTTTGTGCTTTTTTGGAATTATTGAAAAATTTATTTTAAAAGGAACTTTTGGACAGTTGATTGTTAAATTAATTATTATTGTTGTTTTAACTTTATTATTGGGGAAGGTATTTTGTGGCTGGATGTGTCCATTGGGATTTTTGTTTGAATTATCCTATAAATTAAGAGTAAAGATTTTTAAGATAAAAAAACTTCCTAAGGTTGATGAGAAAATTCACAATAAATTAATATATTTAAGATATGTAGTATTAATACTTTCTTTAATATTAACTTACTATTTATCAACTTATGCCTTTTGTCAAGTTTGTCCAATTGGATTTTTAACTAATCTTTATGGAACAGTTATTTCTCTTATAATTTTAATTATCTTTTTAATTATTTCTTTCTTTATTCCCATGGCATTTTGTAGGTATTTTTGCCCATTAGGTGCATTTTTATCGATATTTTCAATAAAGCCAATATTTCAACTAAAAACAAATGATAACTGCGTTAAATGTAAGTTATGTGAGTTCAAATGTCCGATGCAAATAAAAATAACTGAAAATCTTGACCAAAAAGAATGCATTAGATGTTTCGAGTGTAAAAGTAACTGTAAAAAAGGAGGTTTATCATTTTCATACAAAAACTAA
- a CDS encoding 4Fe-4S binding protein, protein MQILRKISQTFFFVRALLTGFYLSIIGFVWNFIFGYGNFSNFRIIAIILAIIGGRIFCGWMCPFGFLFDLTYKLRVKIFKIKKLPTVPEYIHNKLKYFKYFVLIVVIVLGYTFGFKVFTDLYLLSDSLLILFLILGFIYPRFFCRYVCPVGALLSIFSKISIFKLKLNKDKCVGCKLCERKCPMQIKIVDVDKINQMECVRCFECMSACKKESLSFSYKK, encoded by the coding sequence ATTCAAATATTGAGGAAAATATCTCAAACATTCTTTTTTGTAAGGGCATTATTAACAGGTTTTTATTTGAGTATAATAGGTTTTGTTTGGAACTTTATTTTTGGATATGGTAACTTTTCTAATTTTAGAATTATAGCCATTATCTTGGCAATTATTGGTGGAAGAATATTTTGTGGCTGGATGTGTCCTTTTGGATTCTTATTTGATTTAACATATAAATTGAGAGTAAAAATTTTTAAGATAAAAAAACTCCCAACGGTTCCAGAGTATATACACAATAAACTAAAATATTTTAAGTATTTTGTTTTAATTGTAGTTATTGTCTTAGGTTATACATTTGGATTTAAAGTATTTACTGATTTATATTTATTATCTGATTCATTGCTAATTTTATTTTTAATTTTAGGTTTTATTTATCCAAGATTCTTTTGTAGATATGTATGTCCAGTAGGGGCATTGTTAAGTATATTTTCAAAGATTTCAATATTTAAATTAAAATTAAATAAAGATAAGTGTGTTGGTTGTAAATTGTGTGAGAGAAAATGTCCAATGCAGATAAAAATAGTAGATGTTGATAAAATAAACCAGATGGAATGTGTAAGATGCTTTGAGTGTATGAGTGCATGTAAAAAAGAAAGTTTATCATTTTCTTATAAAAAATAA
- a CDS encoding TIGR00375 family protein, translating into MIANVDLHIHSRFSGGTSKDMNIENILKYGKLKGLNIIGTGDCTHPEYLKEIKEYKDRELILTTEIEDKDRVHHLILLPSISKAEELRESLKKFSKNIDTEGRPKVNIGGKELLEIVKEIGGLIGPAHSFTPWTSVYKSFNSIYECYEKKPDFVELGLSADTDMADMVPELRDLPFLSNSDAHSYHLHRLGREFNQIEVDYIGGIEDNFEEIKKAIKHNKIIANYGLDPKLGKYHLTACSKCHTRFKLEDAKKYHWKCPRCGGSIKKGVLSRVEELSDGKIEHPKFRPPYYRIIPLAEIISLTLNKGIFTKTVQSLWKEFIKKYGNEIEVLINANIEELSKINPKVAETIKRFREGRIYIYPGGGGEYGKISFKPQKVDWYKEEITLDRWLK; encoded by the coding sequence ATGATTGCTAATGTGGATTTACACATACATTCAAGATTTTCCGGCGGGACATCAAAAGATATGAACATAGAGAATATATTAAAGTATGGAAAGTTGAAAGGATTAAACATTATTGGAACTGGTGATTGCACACATCCAGAATATTTAAAGGAAATAAAGGAATATAAAGATAGAGAACTAATTTTAACAACTGAAATTGAAGATAAAGATAGAGTTCATCATCTCATTTTACTACCTTCAATAAGTAAGGCAGAAGAACTTAGAGAAAGTTTAAAAAAATTCTCTAAGAATATTGACACAGAAGGAAGACCTAAGGTAAATATTGGTGGAAAAGAGTTATTAGAGATCGTTAAAGAAATTGGTGGTTTGATAGGGCCTGCACATTCTTTTACGCCGTGGACATCAGTTTATAAGTCGTTTAATTCAATATACGAGTGTTATGAAAAAAAACCAGATTTTGTTGAACTCGGTTTATCGGCAGATACCGATATGGCAGATATGGTTCCAGAACTAAGAGATTTGCCATTTTTATCAAATTCAGATGCTCATTCCTATCATCTACACAGATTGGGTAGAGAATTTAATCAAATAGAGGTTGATTATATAGGTGGAATAGAGGATAACTTTGAAGAAATAAAAAAAGCAATAAAGCATAATAAAATAATTGCCAATTATGGATTAGACCCAAAATTAGGAAAGTATCATTTAACTGCCTGTTCTAAATGCCATACAAGGTTTAAGTTGGAGGATGCTAAAAAATACCATTGGAAATGTCCAAGATGTGGTGGAAGTATAAAGAAAGGAGTTTTAAGTAGAGTTGAAGAGTTAAGTGATGGGAAAATAGAACATCCTAAATTTAGACCTCCATATTATAGAATAATTCCATTGGCAGAGATTATAAGTTTAACCCTTAATAAAGGAATATTTACAAAAACTGTTCAAAGTTTATGGAAAGAATTTATTAAAAAATATGGTAATGAGATAGAAGTATTGATAAATGCAAATATTGAGGAATTATCTAAAATTAACCCAAAAGTGGCTGAAACTATAAAGAGGTTTAGAGAGGGAAGAATATATATCTATCCAGGTGGTGGTGGAGAGTATGGAAAAATATCGTTCAAGCCACAAAAAGTTGATTGGTATAAGGAGGAAATAACATTAGATAGATGGCTGAAATAG
- a CDS encoding tRNA pseudouridine(54/55) synthase Pus10, with protein MEIINYEIYEILKKYPLCDRCFGRLYAKLLHATNIERGKSLKLYKALELEAKIKKCKEEGIDYKEELELLKVLVRSGFNKIRLKEVLDENIEKENCPWCRNIFDKQKIDRLLNKTIELLKDYDFDTFLIGTHIPTEIKELEKEIETEFMESIKQEFGREFGKLLAVKLNKMPNKEYPDIVVHINPYTENIYLQVNPLFIKGRYRKLVRGIPQTRWPCRKCRGKGCEVCNYTGKKYPTSVEEIVAKPFLEATKGTDAKFHGAGREDIDVRMLGDGRPFVLEIKEPKIRKIDLNKLAEEVNKDGRVEILNLEFGKREDKVIIKNTPHKKTYRALVECSEKINEEELKLLEKELENRTIYQKTPKRVLHRRADLERVRKVYKVKVNKVDDNHFEMIIYCDGGLYIKELISGDDERTYPSVSSILNKQCICKELDVLKVHDDEVNNIEGGNNGRNE; from the coding sequence ATGGAAATAATAAATTATGAAATATATGAAATATTAAAAAAGTATCCACTCTGTGATAGATGTTTTGGAAGATTATATGCTAAGTTGTTACATGCAACAAACATTGAGAGAGGTAAATCTTTAAAATTATATAAAGCATTAGAACTTGAAGCAAAAATAAAAAAATGCAAAGAGGAAGGAATTGACTATAAAGAAGAGTTAGAATTATTAAAAGTTTTAGTAAGAAGTGGTTTTAATAAAATAAGGTTGAAAGAAGTTTTAGATGAAAATATAGAAAAGGAAAACTGCCCTTGGTGTAGGAATATATTTGATAAACAAAAAATTGATAGGTTATTAAATAAAACTATTGAACTTTTGAAAGATTACGATTTTGATACTTTTTTAATTGGAACTCATATACCAACTGAAATTAAAGAACTTGAAAAAGAGATTGAAACAGAATTTATGGAAAGTATAAAACAAGAATTTGGTAGAGAGTTTGGTAAATTATTGGCGGTTAAATTAAACAAAATGCCAAATAAGGAGTATCCAGACATAGTTGTTCATATAAATCCATACACTGAAAATATTTATTTGCAGGTTAATCCATTATTTATAAAAGGTAGATACAGAAAATTAGTTAGAGGGATTCCACAAACAAGATGGCCGTGTAGAAAGTGTAGAGGAAAAGGTTGTGAAGTTTGTAATTACACAGGGAAGAAATATCCAACATCTGTAGAGGAAATCGTTGCAAAACCATTCTTAGAGGCAACAAAAGGAACCGATGCAAAATTTCATGGTGCAGGGAGAGAAGATATAGATGTTAGAATGCTTGGAGATGGGAGACCTTTTGTCTTAGAAATTAAAGAACCAAAAATAAGAAAAATTGATTTAAATAAACTTGCTGAAGAGGTTAATAAAGATGGAAGAGTGGAGATTTTAAATTTAGAATTTGGCAAAAGAGAGGATAAAGTCATAATAAAAAATACTCCTCATAAAAAAACATATAGAGCATTAGTTGAATGTTCTGAAAAAATAAATGAGGAAGAATTAAAACTTCTTGAAAAAGAACTTGAAAATAGAACCATATATCAAAAAACTCCTAAAAGAGTTTTGCATAGAAGGGCTGATTTAGAAAGAGTCCGTAAGGTATATAAAGTTAAAGTTAATAAAGTAGATGACAATCATTTTGAGATGATTATATATTGCGATGGTGGATTATATATTAAGGAATTAATTAGTGGAGATGATGAAAGAACTTATCCATCAGTTTCATCTATATTAAATAAACAATGTATTTGTAAAGAATTGGATGTTTTAAAAGTGCATGATGATGAAGTAAATAATATAGAGGGTGGAAACAATGGTAGAAATGAGTGA
- a CDS encoding 50S ribosomal protein L21e: protein MVEMSEGFRRKTRKKLSKHPRERGLYPITRALKEYKEGDYVHIVIDPSVHKGMPHPRFHGRTGIVVGKQGRAFIVKVRDGGKYKHIITYPQHLRPATA from the coding sequence ATGGTAGAAATGAGTGAAGGATTTAGAAGAAAAACAAGAAAGAAGTTATCAAAACATCCAAGAGAAAGAGGTTTATATCCAATAACAAGAGCTTTAAAGGAGTATAAAGAAGGAGATTATGTCCATATTGTTATAGATCCATCAGTCCATAAAGGAATGCCTCACCCAAGATTCCACGGAAGAACAGGAATTGTTGTTGGAAAACAAGGAAGAGCGTTTATTGTAAAAGTGAGAGATGGAGGAAAATACAAACATATAATTACTTATCCACAACATTTAAGACCAGCAACTGCATAA
- a CDS encoding RNA polymerase Rpb4 family protein yields MIGKKILRERYVTISEALEIMNERAKIGELSYEQCCALDYLQKFTKLDKETAKKLVEELKSLGVDEKTAVKIVDILPVDIDDLRAIYYKRDLPENAEEILKTVKKYI; encoded by the coding sequence ATGATTGGTAAAAAAATTTTAAGAGAGAGATATGTAACGATCTCTGAGGCATTAGAAATTATGAATGAAAGGGCAAAAATTGGAGAACTGTCTTATGAACAATGTTGTGCATTAGATTATTTACAAAAATTTACTAAGTTAGATAAAGAGACTGCAAAAAAATTAGTTGAAGAATTAAAATCATTAGGAGTAGATGAAAAGACAGCAGTGAAAATAGTCGATATTCTACCCGTAGATATAGATGATTTAAGGGCAATATATTACAAAAGAGACCTTCCAGAAAATGCTGAGGAAATTCTAAAAACTGTTAAAAAATACATTTAA
- a CDS encoding DUF655 domain-containing protein, with product MVRGQYKKETKFPKKNKPQKFEKYAWVLDYLPYGYPDKPDEPIVQGLGEYQFLLMEMIPKPDTDIQLGERVYIGRGKRDKIDHVRRMIKYEYLTPTAKAELLYVIMEAVKMQEPRFIRFLNECPPITTKLHTLELLPEIKTKYMWKIIEERESKKFESFEDFKERVGKDPIRIIAKRIEKELSDDKKDKYYLFVKWKKGIILDEKNMAYYLKE from the coding sequence ATGGTTAGAGGACAATATAAAAAAGAAACAAAATTTCCTAAAAAAAACAAGCCACAAAAATTTGAAAAATATGCTTGGGTTTTAGATTATCTACCTTATGGTTATCCTGATAAACCTGATGAGCCAATTGTTCAAGGACTTGGTGAGTATCAATTTTTATTAATGGAGATGATCCCAAAGCCTGATACCGATATTCAATTGGGTGAAAGAGTTTATATTGGTAGAGGGAAGAGGGATAAAATAGACCATGTAAGAAGAATGATAAAATATGAGTATTTAACACCAACTGCTAAGGCAGAACTTTTATATGTCATTATGGAGGCTGTAAAGATGCAGGAACCAAGATTTATAAGATTTTTAAATGAATGTCCCCCAATTACTACAAAATTACATACATTAGAGTTATTGCCTGAAATTAAGACAAAATACATGTGGAAAATAATTGAAGAGAGAGAATCAAAAAAATTTGAAAGTTTTGAAGATTTTAAAGAGAGAGTGGGTAAAGACCCTATAAGAATTATAGCTAAAAGAATAGAAAAAGAACTGTCAGATGATAAAAAAGATAAATATTACTTATTTGTAAAGTGGAAAAAAGGAATAATATTGGATGAAAAAAATATGGCATATTATTTAAAAGAATAA
- a CDS encoding metallophosphoesterase: MKNKLKIKDFYITIDRCLIYKDYGIISDTHIGFDIFFNEGGANFPLLQKDIVVKNILSIIEKYKINNLIINGDIKHNFKPYPREIKLLKEFIDIVKEYVNVILIKGNHDTFISSTGYEVYDYFILDNYLIFHGDKYLKVSNDLLEKKYWILGHEHPSIKLRDEVGAIIKFPIYLLNRKYIVLPAFNPLSPGNDLINNPPSSKIIKKDYLNSEIIGITDIGLLNFGTLKKLQEFAKTHLFF; this comes from the coding sequence ATGAAAAATAAACTTAAAATTAAAGATTTTTATATAACAATTGATAGATGTTTGATTTATAAAGATTATGGGATTATTTCAGATACACATATAGGTTTTGATATATTTTTCAACGAGGGAGGAGCTAATTTTCCACTGTTACAAAAGGATATTGTTGTAAAAAATATATTATCAATAATTGAAAAATATAAAATTAACAATTTAATAATTAATGGAGATATAAAGCATAATTTTAAGCCCTATCCAAGAGAAATTAAATTATTGAAGGAGTTTATTGATATTGTTAAAGAATATGTTAATGTTATTTTAATTAAAGGAAATCATGACACATTTATTTCTTCTACTGGTTATGAAGTTTATGATTATTTCATATTAGATAATTATTTAATTTTTCACGGAGATAAATATCTAAAAGTTTCTAATGATTTGTTAGAGAAAAAATATTGGATTTTGGGACATGAGCATCCTTCAATAAAACTTAGAGATGAAGTAGGAGCAATTATAAAATTTCCAATTTATTTATTAAATAGAAAATATATTGTTTTACCAGCATTTAATCCACTGTCTCCGGGGAATGATCTAATTAACAATCCTCCCTCATCAAAAATTATAAAAAAAGATTATCTAAATTCTGAAATTATTGGAATAACTGATATTGGATTGTTAAATTTTGGAACTCTTAAAAAACTACAAGAGTTTGCAAAAACACATTTATTCTTTTAA
- a CDS encoding 30S ribosomal protein S15, with product MARMHARKRGRSGSKRPFRKEPPEWVQYTPEQVEQLVVELAKKGYQSAQIGLILRDTYGIPDVKLITGKKISKIMKEHGLYPKVPEDLLNLMRRAVNLRKHLEQHPKDLHSKRGLQLIESKIRRLVKYYKSRGVLPPDWRYTPETARLLVEQA from the coding sequence ATGGCAAGAATGCATGCAAGAAAAAGAGGTCGCTCCGGTTCAAAGAGACCCTTCAGGAAAGAACCTCCTGAATGGGTCCAATACACACCGGAGCAAGTAGAACAGTTAGTAGTAGAGTTAGCTAAGAAAGGTTATCAGTCAGCACAGATTGGTTTAATATTGAGAGACACTTATGGAATACCAGATGTTAAATTAATTACTGGTAAAAAAATAAGTAAAATTATGAAAGAACATGGCTTATATCCAAAAGTTCCAGAAGATTTATTAAACTTAATGAGAAGAGCAGTCAATTTAAGAAAACACTTAGAACAGCATCCGAAGGATTTACACTCAAAGAGAGGATTACAATTAATAGAATCAAAAATTAGAAGATTAGTAAAATACTACAAGTCAAGAGGAGTCTTACCACCAGATTGGAGATACACTCCAGAAACTGCAAGATTGTTGGTCGAGCAGGCATAA
- a CDS encoding ABC transporter ATP-binding protein — MLLKVEDLHVHRGNREILKGINLEVKENEIHAIIGPNGAGKSTLAYTIMGVSDYKPSKGRIIFKGVDITNKSITERARMGLTLAWQEPARFEGIKVRTYLTLGMNEKYKKDKETMEQKIRESLELVKLDPDKYLDRYVDETLSGGERKRVELASIICMEPDLAILDEPDSGIDIVSFDEIKRIFDYLKEKGCSLLVVTHREELAESADVVSLICNGEVIKSGDPKEVGEFYKKNCGKCYKFQRN; from the coding sequence ATGTTATTAAAAGTGGAAGATTTGCATGTTCATAGAGGTAACAGAGAAATATTAAAGGGAATAAATTTAGAGGTAAAGGAGAATGAGATCCACGCCATAATTGGGCCGAATGGAGCAGGTAAATCCACATTGGCATACACAATAATGGGAGTTTCTGATTACAAACCAAGTAAGGGAAGAATTATTTTTAAAGGAGTTGACATAACAAATAAGAGCATTACTGAAAGAGCAAGGATGGGCTTAACCTTAGCGTGGCAAGAGCCCGCGAGATTCGAAGGAATTAAGGTTAGAACATATTTAACCTTAGGTATGAATGAGAAATATAAAAAAGATAAAGAAACTATGGAGCAAAAAATTAGGGAATCTTTGGAGTTAGTTAAATTAGACCCTGATAAGTATTTAGATAGATATGTTGATGAAACATTAAGTGGTGGGGAAAGAAAGAGGGTTGAATTGGCATCCATAATATGTATGGAACCAGATTTAGCTATTCTTGATGAGCCAGATAGTGGAATTGACATTGTATCATTTGATGAAATTAAAAGAATTTTTGATTATTTAAAAGAAAAAGGATGCTCTTTATTGGTTGTTACCCATAGAGAGGAACTTGCAGAGAGTGCTGATGTTGTTTCTTTAATTTGCAATGGAGAAGTTATAAAAAGTGGAGATCCAAAGGAAGTTGGAGAATTTTACAAGAAAAATTGTGGAAAATGTTATAAATTTCAAAGAAATTAA
- a CDS encoding SufD family Fe-S cluster assembly protein, with protein MVKEELMEIMEALKYTSDNPEKVVHGIGPRIIVKENKIINIERSEGIILDGKEEGDRLKVKMVVKKGYKFKEPIHMCFGITKENVSQIIDVEIVLEENSAISLMSHCSFLKGKGIKHIMNGVIKIGKNARFSYNEYHYHGMEGDILVKPTVKVEIDEGGIYTSNFTLTKGRIGTLDIYQEIDAKKDAIIDIMTRTYAIKDDVVKVDEIVKLNGENAKCIIKSRGAAMDNSKISLKLKIEGNAPYCKGHIDCAEIIKGNAEVESIPILVVRDDRARITHEAAIGSVDKKQLETLMAKGLDEEEATEIIVKGMIGDL; from the coding sequence ATGGTTAAAGAAGAATTGATGGAAATAATGGAAGCATTAAAATATACATCAGATAATCCTGAAAAAGTTGTTCATGGAATAGGTCCAAGAATTATAGTTAAAGAAAATAAAATAATAAATATTGAAAGATCTGAGGGAATTATATTGGATGGAAAAGAAGAAGGAGATAGGTTAAAAGTAAAGATGGTCGTAAAGAAAGGTTATAAATTTAAAGAACCAATACATATGTGTTTTGGTATTACTAAGGAAAATGTATCTCAAATTATAGATGTAGAAATTGTATTAGAGGAGAATAGTGCTATATCATTAATGTCTCACTGTTCATTTTTAAAGGGTAAGGGAATTAAGCATATTATGAATGGAGTTATAAAAATTGGAAAAAATGCAAGATTTTCTTATAATGAGTATCACTATCACGGTATGGAAGGAGACATTTTAGTAAAACCAACAGTAAAAGTAGAAATTGACGAAGGGGGAATATATACTTCAAACTTTACCCTAACAAAAGGTAGAATTGGTACATTGGACATTTATCAAGAAATTGATGCTAAAAAGGATGCTATAATTGATATAATGACGAGAACTTATGCTATAAAAGATGATGTGGTTAAAGTTGATGAAATAGTTAAATTAAATGGAGAGAATGCAAAGTGTATTATAAAAAGTAGAGGAGCGGCGATGGATAACTCTAAAATATCCTTAAAGTTAAAAATTGAAGGAAATGCTCCATACTGTAAAGGACATATTGATTGTGCAGAAATTATAAAAGGAAATGCAGAGGTTGAATCAATTCCAATACTCGTTGTTAGAGATGACAGAGCGAGAATTACACATGAAGCGGCAATAGGTAGCGTTGATAAAAAACAGTTAGAGACATTAATGGCTAAGGGATTAGATGAAGAGGAAGCAACTGAAATAATAGTAAAAGGGATGATTGGAGATTTATAG